Proteins found in one Microbacterium sp. SSM24 genomic segment:
- a CDS encoding NAD(P)-dependent oxidoreductase — protein MTTPTWRALISHELPEVAVERLRSELQVDTVHGYLDLSRAELIDRARGAHALLSYSDAIDDEMLAALPDLRVIATHWGEWNTGLHEAATRRGILVTSPPDQYNWIVGGVADLIIGLFLAGGRRMVEADSFSRGGRMDHHEASNHHLLGQGLFDATVGLIGAGRIGQAVAKRLAGFGSTVLYSDPRPNPELDRAGAEHTALDELLRRSDFVSLSVPENELHVVGAAEFAKMKQTAVFVNTGRGRAVDEVALARALSEGAIAAAGLDVYEKEPEISQELLDAPNAILMPHAGGALRRARERAALFMAESVLDAMRGRSPRGLLNPEVLARSESRA, from the coding sequence GTGACCACTCCCACATGGCGCGCCCTCATCAGCCATGAGCTGCCCGAGGTCGCGGTCGAGCGGCTCCGGAGCGAGCTGCAGGTAGACACCGTTCACGGCTATCTCGATCTCTCCCGCGCCGAACTGATCGATCGCGCTCGCGGTGCGCACGCGCTCCTGTCCTACTCGGATGCGATCGACGACGAGATGTTGGCGGCGCTCCCCGACCTGCGCGTGATCGCGACGCACTGGGGCGAATGGAACACCGGGCTCCACGAGGCGGCGACGAGACGCGGCATCCTCGTCACGAGCCCGCCCGATCAGTACAACTGGATCGTGGGCGGAGTCGCCGACCTGATCATCGGCTTGTTCCTCGCCGGCGGTCGACGCATGGTCGAGGCCGACAGCTTCAGCCGGGGCGGCCGTATGGACCACCACGAGGCGAGCAACCACCACCTTCTGGGTCAGGGTCTCTTCGACGCGACAGTCGGACTGATCGGTGCGGGTCGAATCGGCCAGGCGGTGGCGAAGCGACTCGCCGGATTCGGCTCCACGGTGCTGTACTCGGACCCACGACCCAATCCGGAGCTCGACCGCGCGGGCGCCGAGCACACCGCGCTCGACGAGCTGCTGCGTCGATCGGACTTCGTGAGTCTGAGCGTCCCCGAGAACGAACTGCACGTCGTCGGCGCAGCCGAGTTCGCGAAGATGAAGCAGACTGCCGTCTTCGTCAACACCGGTCGAGGGCGGGCCGTCGATGAGGTCGCACTGGCCCGCGCGCTGTCCGAGGGCGCCATCGCGGCCGCCGGCCTTGACGTGTACGAGAAGGAGCCGGAGATCTCGCAGGAACTGCTGGACGCGCCGAACGCCATCCTCATGCCGCACGCGGGAGGGGCGCTTCGGCGGGCTCGGGAACGTGCGGCCCTTTTCATGGCGGAGAGCGTGCTCGACGCCATGCGCGGACGCTCGCCCCGTGGGCTACTGAACCCGGAAGTGCTCGCTCGATCGGAGAGTCGCGCATGA
- a CDS encoding NAD(P)-dependent oxidoreductase: protein MASRPRIFIARYFPGDISDIVGDDYELDRHDDTIPLPHEEFLRRLVLADAAVAYGDAIDADALAGATKLRVIADQWSGAGVDLDAARRRGIVVTTGGYEHDWIVPSEAEHAVGLLLAAARRIPEADRFVKGGRWVQPEQSVRGLPGIGLAGKTLGILNGSRRTGVELVRRLQGWDLELLHHDSEPNAEMAALGARPVGLDELLRRSDFVVILHGDWSRTDYQLGREELATIKPGAIVVNVTRGTAIDEAALIEAIRDGRVRGAGLDKLERQPRLTPGLDTLDQVVLTPHSDGSLLLEREHVFREMVSNCVAVLEGRRPTKEVTAP, encoded by the coding sequence ATGGCGTCCCGTCCCCGCATCTTCATCGCCCGCTACTTTCCCGGAGACATCTCCGACATCGTCGGCGACGATTACGAACTCGATCGTCACGACGACACGATTCCGCTTCCGCATGAGGAATTCCTCCGTCGCCTGGTACTCGCCGACGCCGCCGTCGCATACGGCGACGCGATCGACGCCGATGCGCTGGCGGGCGCGACGAAGTTGCGCGTCATCGCCGACCAGTGGAGCGGCGCGGGAGTCGACCTGGATGCCGCGCGTCGGCGTGGCATCGTGGTGACGACGGGCGGCTACGAACATGACTGGATCGTCCCGAGCGAGGCGGAACACGCCGTCGGTCTGCTGCTCGCCGCGGCGCGGCGGATCCCCGAAGCCGACCGATTCGTGAAGGGCGGCAGGTGGGTTCAGCCGGAGCAGAGCGTGCGAGGCCTCCCGGGCATCGGCCTCGCCGGCAAGACTCTCGGCATTCTGAACGGCTCGCGGCGGACCGGCGTAGAGCTCGTGCGGCGCCTTCAAGGCTGGGATCTGGAGCTCCTCCATCATGACTCGGAGCCCAATGCCGAGATGGCTGCGCTCGGAGCCCGACCGGTCGGGCTCGACGAGCTGCTGCGACGCTCGGACTTCGTCGTGATCCTCCACGGAGACTGGTCTCGGACCGACTACCAGCTGGGGCGCGAGGAACTCGCAACCATCAAGCCGGGAGCAATCGTGGTCAACGTGACACGCGGCACAGCCATCGACGAGGCGGCATTGATCGAGGCCATCCGCGACGGACGCGTTCGGGGCGCGGGCCTCGACAAGCTGGAACGGCAGCCGCGACTCACGCCAGGACTGGATACCCTCGATCAGGTCGTGCTGACGCCCCACTCGGACGGGTCGCTCCTGCTCGAGCGGGAGCACGTCTTCCGCGAGATGGTGTCCAATTGCGTGGCTGTGCTCGAGGGACGACGTCCCACGAAGGAGGTGACGGCTCCGTGA
- a CDS encoding carbohydrate ABC transporter permease, whose amino-acid sequence MSAATTQRAGRLIGGAATGKALAYVVLTVGVVYALYPVLWLFIASTKGYGELYTTSTLIPSFTGGLQTNLVNLFSWENGAFMRWVGNSLLYAGGGAILSTLIAAAAGYGLAKYHYPGRTTTMLLLVSGILVPAVMLAIPQYLLFSSLNLAGSYASVLIPSLVNPLGVFLCMVYAQSAVPDEMLEAGRLDGAGEYRIFGQLALAPMFPSLVTVFLLQFVGIWNNYLLPYIMLSDDSKFPLTVGLSLLINRGPTEPAFNNLAIVGSLVSAVPLILLFIVLQRFWRIDLISGSVKG is encoded by the coding sequence ATGAGCGCCGCCACGACGCAGAGGGCCGGCCGTCTCATCGGGGGAGCCGCCACCGGCAAGGCGCTCGCCTATGTCGTGCTCACCGTCGGGGTCGTCTATGCCCTGTATCCGGTGCTCTGGCTGTTCATCGCGTCCACGAAGGGATACGGCGAGTTGTACACGACGTCGACACTGATCCCGAGCTTCACCGGCGGCCTGCAGACCAACCTCGTCAATCTCTTCAGCTGGGAGAACGGCGCCTTCATGCGATGGGTGGGCAACAGCCTGCTCTACGCCGGTGGCGGCGCGATCCTGTCGACACTGATCGCCGCTGCCGCAGGATACGGTCTGGCGAAGTATCACTATCCGGGCCGCACGACGACGATGCTCCTTCTCGTGTCCGGCATCCTGGTTCCTGCGGTGATGCTCGCGATCCCGCAGTACCTCCTGTTCTCGTCGCTCAACCTCGCGGGCTCTTACGCGTCGGTGCTGATCCCCAGTCTTGTGAACCCGCTCGGCGTGTTCCTCTGCATGGTCTACGCACAGTCGGCGGTGCCGGACGAGATGCTGGAAGCCGGGCGACTCGACGGCGCCGGGGAGTACCGCATCTTCGGCCAACTCGCGCTGGCACCGATGTTCCCGAGTCTGGTGACCGTCTTCCTGCTGCAGTTCGTCGGCATCTGGAACAACTATCTGCTTCCGTACATCATGCTCAGCGACGACTCCAAGTTCCCGCTGACGGTCGGGCTCTCTCTCCTCATCAATCGCGGACCCACGGAGCCCGCCTTCAACAACCTCGCGATCGTGGGCTCGCTCGTGTCGGCAGTGCCGCTCATCCTCCTCTTCATCGTCCTCCAGCGCTTCTGGCGCATCGACCTCATCTCCGGCTCTGTCAAGGGCTGA
- a CDS encoding carbohydrate ABC transporter permease, whose product MFTSPAIAVSILVLIIPIGYTVVLSLQKERVTGGLIGTKEPVFVGLENFAEVLTDGAFWASVQRMLHYGVIFAPVMMIAALGLALIIDALKTRFSGFARLMIFLPFAIPGVVAAIMWGFLYLPQVSPIGQAFELFGLSAPSFLDSGMLYVSLANISIWGVVGFNTVLIYTALRTIPQEVIDSARVDGCGQWRIALNIKLPMILPAIVLTTIFALIGTLQVFTEPQLLKPLTTAISTDFMPMMNIYNQAFRQSDFNGAAASSLILAAMTLIGSLVVLGLSRRRLTETER is encoded by the coding sequence GTGTTCACCAGCCCTGCGATCGCGGTGTCGATCCTCGTCCTGATCATCCCGATCGGCTACACGGTCGTCCTGAGCCTTCAGAAGGAGCGAGTGACCGGCGGCCTCATCGGTACGAAGGAGCCCGTCTTCGTCGGGCTGGAGAACTTCGCCGAGGTCCTGACTGACGGGGCATTCTGGGCGTCCGTCCAGCGGATGCTCCACTACGGCGTCATCTTCGCCCCCGTGATGATGATCGCTGCACTCGGTCTCGCGCTGATCATCGATGCGCTCAAGACGCGGTTCTCGGGATTCGCGCGCCTCATGATCTTCCTGCCGTTCGCCATCCCCGGCGTCGTCGCGGCGATCATGTGGGGATTCCTGTACTTGCCGCAGGTGAGTCCCATCGGGCAGGCGTTCGAACTGTTCGGGCTTTCCGCGCCGAGCTTCCTGGACTCCGGAATGCTGTACGTGTCGCTGGCGAACATCAGCATCTGGGGAGTCGTCGGATTCAACACCGTCCTCATCTACACCGCCCTGCGCACCATCCCGCAGGAAGTGATCGACTCCGCGCGGGTCGACGGGTGCGGCCAGTGGCGGATCGCGCTCAACATCAAGCTGCCGATGATCCTTCCCGCGATCGTGCTCACGACGATCTTCGCCCTCATCGGCACGCTGCAGGTGTTCACCGAGCCTCAGCTTCTCAAACCTCTGACCACCGCCATCTCCACGGACTTCATGCCGATGATGAACATCTACAACCAGGCCTTCCGTCAGAGTGACTTCAACGGGGCCGCGGCGTCGTCGCTGATCCTCGCCGCGATGACCTTGATCGGATCGCTTGTCGTCCTCGGGCTCAGCCGCCGCCGTCTGACGGAGACAGAACGATGA
- a CDS encoding ABC transporter substrate-binding protein — protein MKRSLAIVAAAVAAVGVLSGCSGPDSGGESESGVIRLWDWSMSEDTQPIVDLWNETHPDMPLEITNPGAGDDYQAKLSAANKAGNGPDAAATFLQDIPSLIANGTIADSSEELASFKDEYSPAAWASVEFGGSTYALPSDTGPLFLYYRKDIFDALGLEPPTTWDEYAADARTIKTAHPDAFIASMDAADGNWLNALSTQAGSNWWSADGDTWKVSFDDEPTAKVLDYWGGLVDEGLVKVTGNWSTEWNAAVAADQIVTLVGSTWANGLIEAADPSKSGVWAVAPVPQWDASETADSYVGGAAYMIPSNSKNREGAAEFIHWITADPEATALRNELIGNFTTTTASREVLRETPPPAFLVQDPNLWVIADEADQIGQAISFGPNVPFAYGQLSDGLAKAIQDGSDFSAILGSVQDATVANLEDGGFEVTD, from the coding sequence ATGAAGAGGTCATTGGCCATCGTCGCCGCCGCCGTCGCAGCCGTCGGCGTCCTGAGCGGCTGCTCCGGACCGGACAGCGGCGGCGAGTCCGAGTCCGGCGTGATCAGGCTGTGGGACTGGTCGATGTCGGAGGACACCCAGCCGATCGTCGATCTGTGGAACGAAACCCACCCGGACATGCCGCTCGAGATCACGAACCCGGGCGCGGGTGACGACTACCAGGCGAAGCTTTCTGCCGCCAACAAGGCGGGTAACGGCCCTGACGCCGCAGCGACGTTCCTTCAGGACATCCCATCCCTGATCGCCAATGGGACCATCGCCGACTCGAGTGAGGAGCTCGCCTCGTTCAAGGACGAGTACTCGCCGGCCGCATGGGCCAGCGTCGAGTTCGGAGGAAGCACCTACGCGCTTCCGAGCGACACCGGCCCCCTCTTCCTCTACTACCGCAAGGACATCTTCGATGCGCTCGGACTTGAGCCCCCGACGACGTGGGACGAGTACGCCGCCGACGCGCGAACCATCAAGACCGCGCACCCCGACGCGTTCATCGCGTCGATGGACGCCGCCGACGGCAACTGGCTCAACGCACTGTCCACGCAGGCCGGATCGAATTGGTGGTCGGCCGACGGTGACACGTGGAAGGTGTCGTTCGACGACGAGCCGACCGCGAAGGTGCTCGACTACTGGGGCGGCCTCGTCGACGAGGGGCTGGTCAAGGTGACGGGCAACTGGTCGACGGAGTGGAATGCGGCCGTCGCGGCTGATCAGATCGTTACACTCGTCGGCTCGACCTGGGCGAACGGACTCATCGAGGCCGCCGACCCCTCGAAGTCCGGGGTGTGGGCGGTTGCTCCCGTCCCTCAGTGGGATGCGTCGGAGACAGCCGACAGCTATGTGGGCGGAGCCGCCTACATGATCCCCTCCAACTCGAAGAACCGGGAAGGTGCGGCCGAGTTCATCCACTGGATCACGGCGGACCCGGAGGCCACGGCCTTGCGCAACGAGCTCATCGGCAACTTCACCACGACGACCGCATCGCGTGAGGTGCTTCGCGAGACCCCGCCGCCGGCGTTCCTCGTGCAGGACCCGAACCTGTGGGTGATCGCGGATGAGGCGGACCAGATCGGCCAGGCGATCAGCTTCGGACCGAACGTGCCCTTCGCCTACGGTCAGCTCTCCGACGGTCTCGCGAAGGCCATCCAGGATGGATCCGACTTCAGCGCGATCCTGGGATCGGTGCAGGATGCGACCGTGGCGAATCTCGAAGATGGCGGATTCGAGGTGACTGACTAG
- a CDS encoding LacI family DNA-binding transcriptional regulator — protein MAKRTEAKAVTIGDVAAAARVSRATVSRVVNGLSTVDPAIAERVRSVIAELNYRPSETARNLSLGRTHTVAVVVPDLDNPTFQAVLRGVTRAAALDGYRVLVGDAQGNPELERATALEARSRCDALVLCAPRMGDAALAEVLARTSPVAVINRDRGDLGVPEVSMDYAQATELLIDHLVTLGHKRILYLGGPDAVASNRARERALQEGRDRHDGVVIETLIAGSTLDSGWSSARAVLESGASAVIAFNDLVALGLLSHLRELAVHVPKRLSVVGIDDIPFARFSDPPLTTVAVPQEDLGSRAWHGLRRVIFGDPSSPAVRLTGVLQVRESSGFPTIEG, from the coding sequence ATGGCGAAACGTACCGAGGCCAAGGCAGTCACCATCGGGGATGTCGCTGCGGCAGCACGGGTCTCGCGGGCGACGGTGTCGCGCGTGGTGAACGGGCTCTCAACCGTCGATCCCGCCATCGCTGAGCGGGTTCGCTCGGTGATCGCAGAGCTGAACTATCGTCCCAGTGAGACGGCCAGAAATCTTTCGCTCGGGCGGACCCACACGGTGGCCGTCGTCGTCCCCGACCTCGACAACCCGACGTTCCAAGCGGTCCTGCGCGGGGTCACCCGCGCCGCTGCTCTCGACGGGTACCGCGTGCTCGTGGGCGATGCGCAGGGCAATCCCGAACTCGAGCGCGCGACGGCTCTCGAGGCCCGGAGCCGCTGCGATGCGCTGGTGCTGTGCGCTCCCCGCATGGGAGACGCAGCGCTCGCCGAGGTGCTCGCGCGCACGTCTCCCGTCGCCGTCATCAATCGCGACCGCGGAGACCTCGGGGTGCCGGAAGTCTCCATGGACTACGCGCAGGCGACGGAACTCCTCATAGATCATCTGGTCACGCTCGGCCACAAGCGGATCCTGTATCTCGGCGGGCCGGATGCCGTCGCATCGAATCGAGCGCGCGAGCGGGCGCTCCAAGAAGGGCGGGACCGACATGACGGGGTCGTCATCGAGACGCTCATCGCCGGGTCGACGCTCGACTCGGGATGGTCGAGCGCGCGCGCCGTTCTCGAGTCCGGGGCCAGTGCAGTCATCGCCTTCAACGACCTCGTCGCCCTCGGCTTGCTGTCGCACCTGCGCGAGCTGGCCGTCCACGTCCCCAAGCGGCTATCCGTCGTCGGCATCGACGACATCCCGTTCGCGCGATTCAGCGATCCGCCGCTCACGACGGTCGCCGTTCCTCAGGAAGACCTCGGCTCGCGAGCCTGGCACGGTCTTCGCCGCGTGATCTTCGGCGACCCCAGCTCGCCGGCCGTCCGTCTCACCGGCGTGCTGCAGGTGCGGGAGAGCTCGGGGTTCCCCACGATCGAAGGCTGA
- a CDS encoding NAD-dependent epimerase/dehydratase family protein — MRIVVTGAAGRLGRSVVALLSERGHEVTGWDRVGSTSGLVRAVDVSDRPALDSAIQDAEPEAIIHLAGIAVPFSAPEDVIFATNTTLALNILHAAVEHAVSRVLLASSPTVVGYGEPGWTPAHLPLVESSPRAPRNAYALSKVCIEDMTEMFTRLHPKLRAATFRPCYVVTPEEWAGTPTQQGHTIVERLLRPELAAVSLFNYVDARDAAAFVDAWLRADDSPHGARYFVGAADSLSVESLSTLLPRSVPGTAVAAPSLHGSAAAFDCGAAYRDIGWKPTRSWRTELAAADLSAILPAVAAGDDSEGDAHGTDIR, encoded by the coding sequence ATGCGAATCGTCGTGACAGGCGCAGCCGGCCGGCTCGGCCGTAGTGTCGTCGCACTGCTGAGCGAGCGCGGACACGAGGTCACCGGCTGGGATCGGGTGGGATCGACGTCCGGCCTCGTTCGAGCTGTCGACGTCTCCGATCGCCCGGCGCTGGACTCCGCCATCCAGGATGCGGAACCGGAGGCGATCATCCACCTCGCGGGCATCGCCGTCCCCTTCTCGGCGCCCGAGGACGTCATCTTCGCGACGAACACGACGCTGGCGCTCAATATCCTCCACGCCGCCGTCGAGCACGCGGTCTCACGAGTGCTGCTCGCCTCGAGCCCCACGGTCGTCGGGTACGGGGAACCCGGATGGACCCCGGCACACCTGCCGCTCGTCGAGAGCAGCCCACGAGCACCCCGCAACGCCTACGCCCTCTCCAAAGTCTGCATCGAGGACATGACCGAGATGTTCACGAGGCTCCATCCGAAGCTTCGTGCCGCGACATTCCGGCCCTGCTACGTGGTCACACCCGAGGAATGGGCCGGTACACCTACACAGCAGGGTCACACGATCGTCGAGCGACTCCTGCGACCGGAACTGGCTGCGGTGTCGCTGTTCAACTACGTCGACGCCCGGGACGCCGCCGCTTTCGTGGACGCGTGGCTCCGCGCCGACGATTCACCGCACGGCGCGCGGTACTTCGTCGGTGCGGCCGACTCCCTCTCCGTCGAGTCTCTGTCCACGCTGCTCCCGCGCAGCGTGCCGGGGACCGCGGTCGCCGCGCCGTCGTTGCACGGCTCTGCCGCGGCGTTCGATTGCGGCGCCGCGTATCGAGACATCGGGTGGAAGCCGACCCGCAGCTGGCGAACCGAGCTCGCCGCCGCCGACCTCAGTGCCATCCTCCCAGCGGTCGCCGCCGGGGACGACAGTGAAGGAGACGCCCATGGGACTGACATTCGATGA
- a CDS encoding 5-dehydro-4-deoxyglucarate dehydratase, which yields MGLTFDDGPLYFPITVFGASGGVDLATTASLIEERMAQGAGGVFPACGTGEFAALAPDEAIAVVAATVHTVGGRLPVVAGVGGAVGTAVRSAKAVQDAGADGILLLPPYLSSGPQEGLRRYVEAVAAVTTLPVIVYHRANARFSPATFSGLLADLPNVVGLKDGIGDVALAAELALAARAVRPNVLLFNGLLTAEASQLAYAGIGIPLYSSAVFAMAPGVARAFHRALARGDAQTCDKLLREFFYPLVALRDSTPGYAVSLIKAGIALSEPRAGLPRPPLVEPSAVDLERLAALLRTAAELTAQP from the coding sequence ATGGGACTGACATTCGATGACGGCCCGCTCTACTTTCCGATCACCGTCTTCGGAGCGTCGGGCGGGGTCGATCTCGCAACGACCGCGAGCCTGATCGAGGAGCGGATGGCGCAGGGCGCCGGCGGAGTCTTCCCGGCGTGCGGCACGGGAGAGTTCGCGGCCCTCGCGCCTGATGAGGCCATCGCGGTCGTCGCCGCCACCGTGCACACCGTCGGAGGCCGTCTCCCGGTCGTAGCCGGAGTCGGCGGAGCGGTCGGCACCGCCGTCCGATCGGCGAAGGCCGTGCAGGACGCGGGAGCTGACGGCATCCTTCTCCTTCCGCCCTATCTCAGTTCGGGACCCCAGGAGGGACTTCGGCGCTATGTCGAAGCCGTGGCCGCAGTGACGACGCTCCCGGTCATCGTCTACCACCGCGCGAACGCGCGGTTCTCACCCGCCACGTTCTCCGGACTCCTGGCGGATCTTCCCAACGTGGTCGGGCTGAAGGATGGCATCGGCGATGTCGCACTCGCGGCAGAGCTCGCGCTCGCCGCCCGTGCGGTGCGTCCTAACGTCCTCCTCTTCAACGGTCTGCTGACGGCAGAGGCCAGTCAACTGGCCTACGCCGGCATCGGCATCCCGCTCTATTCCTCTGCTGTGTTCGCGATGGCCCCAGGCGTCGCGAGAGCCTTCCACCGTGCCCTCGCGCGCGGGGATGCACAAACGTGCGACAAGCTGTTGCGGGAGTTCTTCTACCCGCTCGTCGCGTTGCGCGACAGCACCCCCGGCTACGCGGTTTCGCTGATCAAGGCGGGCATCGCGCTTTCGGAACCCCGCGCAGGTCTGCCCCGCCCACCGCTGGTGGAGCCCTCCGCCGTAGACCTCGAGCGACTCGCCGCGCTGCTGCGTACAGCTGCCGAGCTGACGGCCCAGCCGTGA
- a CDS encoding mandelate racemase/muconate lactonizing enzyme family protein — MPRPWEPASPDCHVIAVLVTDSDGRTGQGFSWTPTIGAAAITALLRHDITKFAVGRPADPREVWTDLWTRLHEIGGGGVTTIAMAGLDTALWDLVLRSADETLLDALGRTHDRAPVYGSGVNLHYSRAQLADQVGRWVARGYRAAKMKVGTPDLERDRARVRLARDILGDDRLLMLDANQRWDVETAAASITRLADFVPAWIEEPLRSDDLVGYRRLRRLIDTPIALGENLHNIHQFRTVLEAGIASYIQPNVIRVGGITPFLEIAQLADEYGVPVAPHALPDLSGQLALARADTIWVEDIEDAGLEALGVLTRPSPVRIEDGWAVVEEQPGLGLEFVGVASGGDESVASEIGAV; from the coding sequence ATGCCGCGCCCCTGGGAGCCGGCGTCACCTGACTGCCACGTCATCGCCGTCCTCGTGACCGACTCCGACGGCCGCACCGGACAAGGCTTCTCATGGACGCCCACGATCGGCGCCGCCGCGATCACGGCGCTGCTCCGCCACGACATCACGAAATTCGCGGTCGGCCGGCCGGCCGACCCCCGCGAGGTCTGGACGGATCTCTGGACTCGTCTGCACGAGATCGGCGGGGGTGGTGTCACGACGATCGCCATGGCGGGGCTCGACACCGCGCTGTGGGATCTCGTGCTGCGATCCGCCGACGAGACATTGCTTGATGCCCTCGGGCGCACGCACGACCGCGCACCGGTGTACGGCTCGGGCGTGAATCTGCATTACTCGCGCGCTCAGCTCGCCGACCAGGTCGGTCGCTGGGTCGCGCGCGGGTATCGAGCCGCGAAGATGAAGGTCGGCACTCCCGATCTCGAACGAGATCGAGCCCGGGTCCGTCTCGCACGAGACATCCTGGGAGACGACCGGCTGCTGATGCTCGATGCAAACCAGCGCTGGGACGTCGAGACGGCCGCAGCATCCATCACCCGCCTCGCCGACTTCGTTCCCGCATGGATCGAGGAGCCGCTGCGCTCTGACGACCTGGTCGGCTATCGGCGCCTGCGACGCCTCATCGATACGCCGATCGCCCTGGGCGAGAACCTGCACAATATCCACCAGTTCCGCACCGTGCTGGAGGCGGGCATCGCGTCCTACATTCAGCCGAACGTCATCCGCGTGGGCGGCATCACCCCGTTCCTCGAGATCGCGCAGCTCGCCGATGAATACGGCGTGCCGGTCGCGCCGCACGCCCTCCCAGACCTCTCCGGCCAGCTCGCGCTCGCGCGGGCCGACACGATCTGGGTCGAAGACATCGAAGATGCCGGCCTCGAGGCACTGGGCGTGCTCACACGGCCATCCCCCGTACGCATCGAGGATGGCTGGGCCGTCGTCGAGGAGCAGCCGGGGTTGGGTTTGGAGTTCGTCGGCGTCGCCTCCGGCGGCGATGAGTCGGTCGCATCCGAGATCGGAGCAGTGTGA
- a CDS encoding aldehyde dehydrogenase (NADP(+)), whose protein sequence is MNQSVTSTPTSSEELDDILARAAAAADAWAQTSRADRAVVLEAIADRLDHARDELVQIAHAETHLAHARLRAELQRTTFQLRLFGDEIRDGSYLGIRIDHADPDWPMGAPRPELRRMLVPLGPTVVFAASNFPFAFSVAGGDTAAALAAGCPVILKAHSGHPDLSRRTGALVSEAVRDAGGAPGVFAVIFGTDAGRAAVQDPRVKAGAFTGSLTGGRALFDLANARPDPIPFYGELGSVNPVFVTEAAAASRASEIAAQFAASMTLSAGQFCTKPGLLVVPERSSIVRELTLAELPPPARLLNERIQRGYVDELQSLRNDPAVTVLAEGADPLADPPGATLLRADVDAVIARPDELVRECFGPTALVVTYRDETRMLDLARIVPGQLTATVVAEGSESLLPELLRLLAGTAGRVLWNQWPTGVSVTHAQQHGGPYPASTSAGTTSVGTASISRFLRPVAYQGFPLQLLPEELRDQPPWQSARLVDGLCESAGQR, encoded by the coding sequence GTGAACCAGTCCGTCACCTCCACCCCCACATCCTCCGAGGAGCTCGACGACATCCTGGCGCGAGCCGCTGCAGCTGCGGATGCGTGGGCCCAGACGAGCCGCGCCGACCGCGCGGTCGTGCTCGAGGCGATCGCGGATCGACTCGACCACGCGCGGGATGAGCTCGTCCAGATCGCACACGCGGAGACGCACCTCGCACACGCCAGGCTGAGGGCCGAGCTTCAGAGGACCACCTTCCAGCTGCGACTCTTCGGCGACGAGATCCGGGACGGCTCGTACCTGGGCATCAGGATCGACCACGCGGATCCGGACTGGCCGATGGGCGCGCCGCGGCCCGAGCTGCGCCGAATGCTCGTGCCGCTCGGGCCCACCGTGGTGTTCGCCGCGAGCAACTTCCCGTTCGCATTCAGCGTCGCGGGAGGCGACACCGCCGCCGCGCTCGCTGCCGGATGCCCCGTCATCCTCAAAGCCCACTCCGGTCATCCCGATCTGTCGCGACGGACCGGTGCGCTGGTCTCGGAGGCCGTGCGGGACGCCGGAGGAGCTCCGGGCGTGTTCGCGGTGATCTTCGGCACCGACGCGGGCCGCGCCGCCGTGCAGGATCCTCGAGTGAAGGCGGGAGCCTTCACCGGCTCGCTCACGGGAGGCCGCGCGCTGTTCGACCTCGCCAACGCGCGCCCCGACCCGATCCCCTTCTACGGCGAACTCGGAAGCGTCAACCCGGTTTTCGTGACCGAGGCTGCCGCGGCGAGCCGCGCGAGCGAGATCGCCGCGCAATTCGCCGCCTCGATGACGCTGAGCGCGGGTCAGTTCTGCACCAAGCCCGGACTGCTCGTCGTGCCGGAACGATCCTCCATCGTTCGTGAGCTGACTCTTGCTGAGCTGCCTCCGCCTGCCAGGCTGCTGAACGAGCGCATCCAGCGCGGGTATGTCGACGAGCTGCAGAGTCTGCGAAATGACCCCGCGGTGACCGTCCTCGCAGAGGGAGCCGATCCGCTCGCCGATCCGCCAGGCGCAACGCTCTTGCGGGCGGATGTCGACGCCGTCATCGCGCGGCCCGACGAACTCGTCCGCGAATGCTTCGGACCGACCGCACTGGTCGTAACGTACCGAGACGAGACCCGGATGCTCGACTTGGCTCGCATCGTCCCTGGACAGCTGACGGCAACGGTCGTCGCCGAAGGATCGGAGAGCCTGCTTCCGGAACTCCTGCGCCTGCTCGCCGGTACGGCAGGGCGGGTCCTGTGGAATCAATGGCCCACCGGGGTCTCCGTCACGCACGCCCAGCAGCACGGCGGACCCTACCCGGCGTCGACGTCCGCCGGCACGACGTCCGTGGGAACGGCCTCGATCTCACGGTTCCTTCGGCCGGTGGCATATCAGGGCTTCCCCCTCCAGCTGCTCCCCGAGGAACTCCGCGATCAGCCTCCGTGGCAGTCGGCACGACTCGTCGATGGGCTGTGTGAATCGGCGGGCCAGCGGTAG